A portion of the Staphylococcus felis genome contains these proteins:
- a CDS encoding GNAT family N-acetyltransferase, with the protein MSIFLSTLTENEYEASLEMVEQAFEQTSIPVSKILERIKRLRYANDYRYELEVIAKTSEGQVIGHAMCSEITIKGAELSYQVLALLSLAVATPYQSKGIGKALVQALEERALNEEYTAIVVLDHYGYFQKLGYEPILNFNIKPPLNMKEDDFKVKFLWDTLEDPPHGQLMESAIF; encoded by the coding sequence ATGTCGATATTTTTAAGTACATTAACTGAAAATGAATACGAAGCATCGCTGGAAATGGTTGAACAGGCATTTGAACAAACGTCTATTCCCGTATCTAAAATATTAGAGCGCATCAAACGGCTCAGGTATGCGAACGATTATAGATATGAGCTAGAGGTCATTGCTAAAACAAGTGAAGGTCAAGTGATTGGTCATGCCATGTGTTCTGAGATTACAATAAAGGGTGCTGAGTTGTCGTATCAAGTTCTTGCACTTCTGTCATTAGCAGTAGCGACACCATATCAGTCAAAAGGGATTGGAAAAGCACTCGTTCAAGCTCTAGAAGAAAGAGCGTTAAATGAAGAATACACGGCTATCGTTGTATTAGACCATTATGGCTACTTTCAAAAACTTGGCTATGAACCCATTTTAAATTTCAATATTAAGCCACCTCTTAATATGAAAGAGGATGATTTTAAAGTTAAATTTTTGTGGGATACGCTGGAAGATCCACCTCATGGACAACTAATGGAGTCAGCTATCTTTTAG